ACCCATCTTCCCGCTCCGCGGCCGCAGCTTCGACGTCCTGCGCTGACCTTAGGGAAATCGGCGGGGAATCCGCGAAGGAAGCGCAGAGTCGCCAAGCCCCTCCGCCGCAAACGCGGTCGAGGACGCCCACGTCCACCTCAGCGCAAAAAAGGTGGACGTCGACCTCCAGGCGACGTCAGCGCCCTGTCGGCCCGCTGCCACTCACCCTATGCCCCTTCAACCGCCATGCGGGCGACACGCCCGCGGCTACATCCCCATCCATTTAGGTGTAGCAGCGACCGCCTCGGCCGCAACCGGACACAAAAAAACCCGCAATGTGCGGGTTTAAAAATGGTGCTCAGGAAGGGACTCGAACCCTTACACCTTTCGGCACACGCCCCTCAAGCGTGCGTGTCTACCAATTCCACCACCTGAGCAGGTTTGAAGAGGGGAAGGCGGACTAAGAAAGATGCTCCCTTTCTTGTAAAGCCCCGAAATGTATTTTCTCAATTCCCTTGGAATGCCAGCCGCTCGCTGCGCATCTAGCCTTACTCTCGAAGCCCATGACGATCGACGCCATCCAGCGCGCCCTGCTTGAGTCCTACCAGACTCTGGGAGGCATTAACCACATCAACGGCAGTAACTTGCCGTCGGATCAGTCCATCAATTGGCTCGCGGCCGAGATCATGCACCTGCTCTTCCCCGGCTTCTTCGAATCGAAGCCCCTCGCCACGGAAGATGTGCCGAAAATCACCGCCGAGCGTCTGAAAAACGTCTGCGCCCGTCTAGAGGAGGAAATCGCCAAAGCCTTGAGCTTTGCCGGCCACACCGCGCCCGCCGCACGCGCCAGCGAGCTCGCCAGCGAAATCCTGCTCAAACTCCCGATGCTGCGCCAAATCTGCCGCACCGATGTGCAGGCCGCCTACGAGGGAGACCCCGCCGCCCGCAGCGTGGAGGAGATCATCCTCGCCTACCCGTGCGTGCTCGTCATCTCGATTCAGCGCTTCGCCCACGAGCTCTACAAACTCCAGGTCCCGCTCATCCCCCGCATGCTCACCGAGTATGCCCACGAGCGCACCGGCACCGACCTCCACCCGGGGGCGACGATCGGCACCCACTTCTTCATCGACCACTGCACCGGCGTCGTCGTCGGCGAAACCACCCGCATCGGCAACCACGTGAAGATCTACCAAAACGTGACCCTCGGCGCGAAGTCGTTCGAACTCGATGAAGACGGCAACC
This portion of the Actomonas aquatica genome encodes:
- a CDS encoding serine O-acetyltransferase → MTIDAIQRALLESYQTLGGINHINGSNLPSDQSINWLAAEIMHLLFPGFFESKPLATEDVPKITAERLKNVCARLEEEIAKALSFAGHTAPAARASELASEILLKLPMLRQICRTDVQAAYEGDPAARSVEEIILAYPCVLVISIQRFAHELYKLQVPLIPRMLTEYAHERTGTDLHPGATIGTHFFIDHCTGVVVGETTRIGNHVKIYQNVTLGAKSFELDEDGNPIKGVKRHPDIEDHVTIYPSATVLGGKTVVGRGSIIGSNVWLMKSVPAESIVYYEGDRTSVVRNQNDRKASRTNPDHEAWDWTI